From the Clostridium cagae genome, the window GTTCTTTCTGAATCTTTTAAAATATAATAACATGCCTTAAATATTGGATTAATATTTGAATTTATAGCTATGTATAATACATCATCCAAATGGTTGTCCCATATTTCTTTCATAAATTCATATCGCCCTTGAAGTTTCATTAATTGATCATTTTGCATCCACTCACTTCTAGCTTGCCAATTATCCCAGCCTATCGGAGGTTTTTCTTTAAAATCATTATATAAATAATATTTTATAAAATCATTGAATTGAAAATTCCCTTTAAATTTACATACATAATCATGCTTTGTATAACTTGTTAGAAGCGATTTCATAGCTATTATAAATTTTTCTTCATCATTTTTTGCATAAGAATCCATAATCTTTCTTACATATCGCTTAAAGTATTTTAGTTCTTTTCCTTTGCTAGTACCTTTAAAATAGTATGTTAATCTTGGTGCATCTAAATAATAAGCTATTTTACCAATAACATCTGCTAATCCATATGCTTCTGCTTCTTGAATTGTATTTTTAAATTCAATTGTATTTAACATTACTCCATCAGTATAAAATCCTACTTTATAACGCTGAGGGCTTCTGTATTGTATCCACTCACCTTTTTCATAGTCATACCTTCCATAGTATTCTTTTAAAAGCTCTTGAGCTGCATACTTTCTATAATGTGATCCTTCAAGTATTTTATTAGAATGAATATCTTTACCATCAATATGAATAAGATGTAAATCCATTTCTGATAAATGTGTATGTATAAAGCTTTCTCTTTTTTGTCTTAATTCTTCTGTTATTGTATTTACATAGATTGTTACACATCGCTTTACGCCTTTTGTATAATTTTCGCCGCCCCAATTTATGTCTGATTTTAAAATATTTTTTGCTTCTTCTATTAATAATGAATTATTATATCTTGCAAACTCTAAGAATAAACCTGATATCATTTCAGTACTTCCAAGTTTTAAAAGTAAGTTATAAATTTCCTTTGGTGGATTGCTTTCAATTAATTGAGATAATCTTTTTTTTCTCATATAAATATTTTTATTGCTAAACATATCATAAATAACTGAATAGTATTCATGATATTCTTCATCCAAATTTAAAACTTCATTTGGATGATTAGCTAATCTAAAATTAGGAAAACTTATATTTTTAGATTGTACATTTTTCACGCAGTCTTCATATGATATTTCTTTAAAGTAAGGTAATACTATTTTATTTTCCTCTTCTAAGTTTTTGAACTCCTTAACTAAATAATTTTCATCCCTTTTCCAATACCAACTATAATCAATTCCAGTTTTATAATACATTTTAGGAAATTCTTCATCTTTATTCCTATTATAGTATCCATCTTCTTCTATAATCTTTACCGATTCAAAAGATGGTAAATGTCCTTCACTTCCGCTAAATATAGCATAACTAGCATATTTAATGTCATCCTCAAGGATACTAGTTATAGACTCCCCATCACTTTGAGTATTTTTAAATTCATGTTTCCCATAAAGCATAAGAAAACTTGGATTATTATTGTCATCCCATCCCCATAAAACTATACTTCTCAAAGGCTTATAATCTTTTTTCCATAATCTATTTAAAGCTTTTGTATTTTTTATAGGACAATTTATACTATCAACAATATCTTTTAATTCTGTTTGATCAACTTTATCTTCTTTTGACTTTAAGAAAGAAAAAACTGTATTTAAAAAGTTGTTTTCTTTAAACTTTGACATAACAGTAAACCACCTTAATCTTTTAATATTTAAAACTTGAATATGAAACTTTTATTCCATATAATTCTTTTCAAACTATTTTATCACAGTTGTGCCTAATATTAAATATTAATAATTAGGATAACAACCTAATGCTTTAAGTAAATATATCTATATCCATTATCATATAATTATTAAGAGATATGGACGATAACTATTCCCTTATCTTATATAACAAATCATTACTAGTAATTAATATCAACGTTCTCCTTAAGTAAAATTTTCTAATGTCTGCACTGTTTTAAAACATATCATAAATAAAAAAATAACCTAACACATTTAAATTTTTATAAATGCATTAGATTATTTTACTTGAGAATATATTTTAAGTTATTTAGTTAGCCTAATTTTTTAAACACATCTTAAATCGTTTACAGAGAGATTACATTTTAATATTCATATATTTTTCATTGTCTACCCTAATATTTTCTAGTTCATTAGTTATAGCCTTATCCATTGATTCTATATATTTTTCTATTTTCTTAGCCTTTTCTATATCTTTTATATTATTTATGCAAAAACTTAATATCTTTTTATATGCATCTCTTTGCACTTTAATTAGTTTTCTATATTGTTTGTTATTTAAATCAACTACATCTATTTCATTCATAATACCTCACCCTCCTAAAAATATAATTCTACAAAAAAGTTGTATATCCTTTTTTTGTAAATAAATATTATAGGTGTAATAAATAATAAAAAACATAATAAACAAAAACACAACTAGAAAATATATAAATATTTTCCTGTGTTTTCTCTATTATGTCTCAACAGGTAAAAATCTTACTATATAATTTTTACTAATATGTCACTATTATACAACATTAGTCATATAATTCGATATGCTAAAACTTCATTAGCATTATGTGTTACTTAATTCTCTTTTATTTTACTATATACTTCATAATATTTCAACATATTTTTTGAAAAAATATTCTTTTTCAGAAAATAAATAAACATTTTTGTGATTTAATTCATCAATAAAATGCCTATTATTCTTTGTTGTTTAATTTTTTCATCAAATTACGACTGTTATTTTATATTATGATTACAAAAAACTTCCTTTTAACTTTAAATAGTTAAAGGGAAGTTTTTTTAATTTATTAATTATTAAATTAAGAATTTCATTACAAATACTAATCCTATTACTACTGTAGCTACGCTTATATCTTTTACTTTTCCAGTAAAAAGTTTTAACAATATGTACGAAATAACTCCAAATACTATACCATCTGATATGCTATAAGATAATGGCATCATAATTATAGTTAAAAATGCTGGTATAGCTTCTGTAAAATCAGATATATCTATTTCTTTTATTGGTTCAATCATAAACAGTCCAACCAATACTAATGCAGAACACGTAACTGCTGGAGTAATTGTTGCAAATATAGGTGAGAAAAATAATGCTAATCCAAACATTATTGCAGTAGAAACAGCTGTTAACCCTGTTCTTCCACCCTCTGCAACTCCTGATGCACTTTCTACAAATGTACTAACTGTACTCGTACCAACACATGCTCCAAATGTAGTTCCTATTGCATCTGCAAAAAGAGCTTTTTTTATGTTTGGAACTTTTCCATTCTCATCTAACATCTTTGCTTTAGTTGTTACTCCAACTAAAGTTCCTATGGTATCAAACATATCCATAAAAAGTAATGTGAATAATACAACTACCATATCTAAAGAAAATATATTGTGCCATTCAAATTTAAATAATACAGAACTAATTGATGGCGGTGCACTCATTATGCTAGTAGGAATTGGTGTAATTCCAAAAGGAATTCCTATAATAGCTGTAGCAAGCATTCCTATAAATAATGCTCCTTTTATATTCTTTGCTAAAAGAATACCTGTAATTATAATACCTATTATAGCAAGTAGTGCTGTTCCACTTGTTATATTTCCAAGTGAAAGAATTGTAGAATTATCTTTAGGATGAGTTATGATCCCTGCTCCTTCAAGTCCTATTAAAGCAATAAGTAAACCAATACCAACTGAAATTGCCTTTTTAATGTTCTCTGGTATTGAATCAACAATAGCTTCACGCACATTGAATAAAGTTAACAATATAAATATAATACCTTCTAAAAGTACTGCTGTTAATGCAAATTGATATGAATATCCCATGTTAAGTACTATCGTAAATGCAAAAAATGCATTTAATCCCATACCTGGTGCTTGTGCAAATGGCAGTTTAGCATATAATCCCATAACTAAAGTTGCAACTACAGCTGATAATGCTGTTGCTGTAAACACTGCGCCTGTATCCATTCCAGCAGCAGATAATATAGATGGATTTACTATTAATATGTACGCCATCGTCATAAATGTAGTAATACCAGCTACGATTTCTGTCTTAACATTTGTGTTGTTTCTAGTAAGTCCGAAATAATTATCTAACATTCCGTTCTTTTCAAATATTTTTTTCATAAAACCACTCTTTCGTAAATCTTTTTTCCACCTGAACTATAATAAGATATTTTTCGATATATTGCAACACTTTTATGAATATTTTGCGAAAATTCAGCATCTATTTTCGGTTTTTGCACCAGCAATGCGAACATTTCCACTTGTTATTCCCCTGTATGATTCGTGTTATATGTTGAAATAATTATCATTTTTTCTAGTTTATACATAAAATATTTTAAATCAAATAACCAACTTATATTTTTATAATTCAATCTTAAATTCCCAATACAGGTTGCTCAATATTTCTTTTATAAATACCCTTTATACCTCTTAATGTATAATAAGATGAAACAAGACCTATTACATTTCCTATATTCAAATCTATATTAGGTCTAAGAGAATATGTTATTTCACCATTAATATACTTTTTATATAATTTATCATATTTTAAAAAACCAATTTCAGTAATCATTGATCGTGCAATAATTCCAAGATAAACTGATTGTAACGCTGGAATATCTGGATTTGGTAGTCTATTCACATCTACTCCCTTTTGATATTTACCGTAAATCAAATCAATACCTTCTAAGGTTGATATATATGCAAGAATATCTGCATATATAGCTATTGTCTGCGCACCTTTTTGTATATCTAGTAATCTTAATAGTTCCATATCTTCTTCTGTAATTTTTTCTGTATTATTAGCTTTTGTATCTTCATTATATGTTTTACTATTATTAAAATTATTATGTTTATAATTTGAATTTTCTTTCAACTCCCTTCAACTCCTTTACTTTATTATCTTTAATGTAATACAAAATTTTATTTTAATGGAAATTTATTATTACATTAAAGATTCCAATTATATTAGCATATAATTATATCTGAATATTTCCCCATGTATATATTTAGATATGGGGGCTATAGTAATTATATGAACTTCAAAATAATTTAATGATACATCTTATAAGATTGTAAATACACATAATTTAATACCATATTAATTTTTAATATGGATTCCATTTATAATATGATTTTAATAGTTAAAGAGCACTAAAATAAGTATAATATTTTCTTAAATTATTACTCTCAAAATAATTTAACTTAAAAATATTATACTTATCATCATCTTATATGTTTACAAGAACTTAATTTTATAATATATATTTATACAAATTTAAATTTACAAAGTGTTACTATATAATTGTATAATAATTAATCTATAGGTTTAGAATTAACAAATTCTTCTGCTATTTTATCTGGATTATCAATTTCATTAAATAAAGCAATCGAATAACAAACATCATTTTCTTTCCAAATATATACTAAACAATAATTATACTCATTGCTTTCTTCGTATTTAAATACCTCGTTATTATTAATATTTAATTTTTGTACATTAATCTTTTTAGGTACATTATCCTCTGTATTTTCATTAATAAAATATCCATTTTTCTTTATATTATTGTAAAACTTTAAATCCTTTTTAGCTGTAAAAGTCATTCTCAAATTCTTACCAGAATAAAAATTATTCATTTCGTAATTTATAATATTGTTTTCTATGTCAGAATCTCCTGTTATCCCAACTCCTGACCCAGTTATTTTTATATCTTCATCTACTTTTAATGGAAATTTAGGATTAAATCCAAGAAATTTTTTAGCTTTCTCTAAATCTCCTTTATCATATATACTCATTACTCCTATTTCTGTTGAAACTTCTCTTATTGGAGAGTAATTTACGTTTTTTATATCCTCTGAATACTTCAAAGATTTTGCTATTTTAAATATATTCTCTTTGTCAATACTTGTCCATTGATTAATTTCATCTTGATCTTTACGTTGCCTATTATAATCTAAGATATACCATGTACCTGAATCTTTCCACACAAAATATTTATTTATTTCCTTCATTTCTTTGATCACAATATCAATATCTTCTATTCTTCTTTCTGGAGAAGTAATTGTAACAGTAACCTCTTCTCCATGAATTCCATTAAAATCCACTAAATTTCTTTCACTTTCTACTTTAAAATCTTCTTCTAGTGCATGATGTGCACTTGCTGATTTTTTTATTATTTCTATTGGATCTGATACTCCTGTGATTAATGAAAATCCATTGTTTCTTTCATTGTTATTATAAAAAAACATTTGTACTGCATTTTCTTTATCCGACACTTTTATTACTTGAAATCCAGCTCCAACTTCATTTCCATCTAAAATATAATCTGGCACTTTGAATTTAAATCCTGATATTTCTTGTGCTTTTTTAATATCATCATAAGCTTTTAAAGGTGCATCAATCAAAAATTTAGAATTTTCTTCTTTATTATTAGAATTTTCTTCTTTATTAGATGTTATTTCTGAAACATTATCATTATCAAATCCTTTTACTTGAATACTATTTGTAAATATTGCTATTGTAGCTACTAAACAACTTAATATAACAACTGTTGATATTTTATATGAACCTTTTTTAAAGTCTTTTATCATTTTAATTCTCCTTTTTATTTGGTTATTATTTTCAAAACAAATTAGTAATCTAGATTGCTCTTTTTTATAAAAAAACATTCTTGAAAATTCTATAAGCGTCATACCATAATCTATTCTTTGTTTTTCTTCAAGGCATTCTAAAACACATGCATCACAAGCATATTCTCTATACAACTTCATTTTATTTATAGCAATCCATACTAAAGGATTAAACCAATGTATACAAAGAGCTACTATACTAAGAAAGTTATAATATAAGTCTTTTCTTTTATAGTGCATAAGCTCATGTAATAGACTATAGGATAGTTTATTATAATCTTCCATTTTCAAAACATATTGTGGTATATAAATTTTAGGCTTTAAAATTCCAAATATTCCAGGACTTTTTATTCCATCATATATAAAAATTTGAATTTTTGAATTTATATTTAACTTATCTTTTAAATTGTTGATTATAGATTTAATTTTAAAATCTTCATATATTTCTAAAGGTATAATTTTTCTTTTAAATCTCATTAAAGATAATATGAATGTTAAGCTTAAAACGATTATCCCTATAATCCAAATTAAAGAAGCTATCTTTATAAAATTAGAAATCCATATTTGTTTATTTATAGATTCTTCTTTATTTTTTTCATAATCATTAACTTTTTCCATATTATTTGTATCATTATTGTAATTATTATATCCTATGGAAATTTCTCTATTTTTACCTGATGTATCTAATATCATTTCTTGTAAACTATTTGTATATTTATCACTAAAAATATCAAATAAATTTATATTTACCTCTGGAATTACAGGCACAACAAGTCTTAACATTACTAAAATCCACAATCCATGTTTAATCCGCACACTAATATGATTATTAAACATTTTTAAAATCAGAATTATTATTAAAATAATGATAGCTGCTGTTAAAGATGTTTGAAAAAACCATAAAAAAACCTTTTCTAAACTCCCCATAAAAATATACCCCTTCTCGTTATATAGTTAAAAATCTTTTATATTGATTTTTTCCTTTTTTTCTTTAAGAATTTTCTCTAATTCTTCAATTTCATCAATAGATAGATCCTCCTCTTCTAAGAAGCTACTAAAAAGAATATTTAAAGCTCCATCATATACTTTTTTAATAAAAGATTTATTTTCAAACTTCATACAATCTCCCTCAGAAATTAAAGGATAGTAATTATATACCCTACCATCTTTTTTAAAACCTATAACCCCTTTTTTTATAAGTCTTGTTATAAAAGTTTTTATAGTTTGTTTTGACCAACTCATTTTCAAACTCAATGTATCTATTATTTCTTCAGAGGTTAATGGATTTGTCTTCCATAAAGTTTTCATAACTTCCCATTCCGATTCTGAGATTTTAGGAATATCACTCATAAAATTCAGCTCCTTTCTTTTTAATCTACAATTGTAAATCTTAAAGTTAAGTTTACACTTGTAGATTAATTACGTCAAGAATATTTTTACATTTATTCCAGTTTAATTACAGTAATTCTTCACTTTGTAATTTTTTAATATTATTTTAAATATAATAACCTGATTTCCATTTATCTATTAACTATTTATCATTTACATAAATATTACTTAAAATAAAACCTTATTATTTATATTTATAAAATATATGAACAAGCACATATATAATAACTATACTTCCTATTAACTTTAATATTGATAATACGAAATTCTCCAGATTGAATTTTTTCATTACTTCTTTCCCCTCTCAAACTTCTTCAAATGTTAATCTATATCTCTACCTTAAGTATATATATTGTTTATTATATATATACTTAAGGTAAATTAAACTTATTTAAATCTACAACCCTAATTTACACTTTACATATGTTTTTGATAAGATCACATGCAATAAAAACTTATTGTACAAATTAAAAACCACTTAAATACCGTTTTAAATATTTAAGTGGCTTTCATAATGATTATTTTTTAAATTAATATGATCATAAAATAAAAGAATCTAAAAATTATTTAAATTAAATTCATTCATCATTCTATTTAAAGTTTCTGCTTGTGCAGTTAATTCTTCACTAGCTGCTGCACTTTCTTCCGCTATTGCTGATGTAGATTGTACAACATCTGCTATTTGTTCAATACCTACATTTATTTGTTCTATTGATAGTGCTTCTTCTTCTGCTGAATTTACTATATTAGTAACAAGTTGTGAAGCATTTTTAATATCTTCTACAACTTCAATCAATGATATTGCTGTGCTTTCTGCTATATCTTTTCCTTTATTTACAGATTTTATTGAATTTTCAATTAAGGTAGAGGTCTTTTTAACAGCTTCCGAAGAATTTTCTGCAAGTTTTCTAACTTCTTCAGCAACTACTGCAAAGCCTTTTCCAGCATCCCCTGCTCTTGCTGCTTCTATTGCTGCATTTAATGCTAAAAGGTTAGTTTGATCTGCTATTGAAGCTATTGTAGTTATTATATTATTTATATCATTTGATGCTTTTTCTATATCTGCCATAGCATAAAGCATTTCTTTCATTTTACAATTGCTACTTTCTACATCATTAACTAAATTATCTGTTATATTCTTAGTTTTTTCTGCACCTTTTGCTGACTGTTTTACTTTTATATTTATTTCAGATATATTGGCTGTTAATTCTTCTATAGAGCTTGCTTCATTCGTTGCCCCTTCTGATAATGTTTGAGCTGCAGTTGCAACTTGCATAGAACCGCCATTTACTTCTTCTGTGGCACATTGTATTTGCTTAAATGTACTATTTAAAGTTTCAATAATATATGCTAATGAATCTTTAATTTGTACAAAATCTCCGATGTACTCAATATCTAATTTAATATTTAAATCTTTATTAGAAATCCTCTCTAAATTACTAGATATATCATTTATATATGTTTGTAGTGTTTTTATCATATCGTTAAAAATGTTGGCAAATTCTCCAAATTCATCTTTAGAATTTAAATATTCAGAGCTTATATCTGCATTTAAATTTCCTTCTCTTAATTGATTTGCAACACCTTTTAAATATGATAATGGATTTGTTATTGATTTAGTAACTGTTATTGATATTCTTAATGCTAATATTACATTAACTATAAGTAGCACTAATAAAACAATTATTGAACTGCTAACTTTGATATTCGCATTCTTTGCAAATTTATCTGCACTTTCTTGTGCTTCTTTTTGAATTATTTTTGCTCTATTATACATTTCTTCAAAAGCTGGAAAATACTCATCTTTTAATACTACTTTAGCAGTATTAAAATCTCCACTTTCTATACTATCTACTATTTTTTTTCTTATAATTACAGCTTCATTATAAGCTTCTTCATAATTGATTATTAACTGTTTGTTATTTATTAAAGGCTTAATTTCATCTAATTTAGTCTTTAAAATATTAGTGGAATTATTAAGTGATTCCTTAAACTGATTATAATCTTCATATAATACAACTCCTCTAAGCTGTCTTCCTACATTACTAAGATTATCACATATTTCAGCTGCATCAACCGTTACTTTGTTGCTTTCTTCTTTCATTTTTTTCAAAGAATTTCCTACTGAAATTAAGCTAGTAATTCCAATAAACATTATAACTATTGTAAAAATAATCATTGTTCTAAATCCTTTTTTAAGTTTCTTTTCAACTGATAAACTAACAGATTTTTTTTTCATAGTAAAAATATCTCCTTATCCCATTTATTCATTAGTTTTTCTTTAATATAAAACCTTTCTTTGTCCACTTCTCTTTAATCGTGGTATATTTTAAAAACTTTAGTTCTTTATATACTATTTATAAATTTCATACAATTAAATAAAAATATTTAGTTGAAGTAATAATAAATTAGTAAACATATTACTACTTTTAAAATTTTTATGCACAAAAAAAGGCATTCTTGTCTTAAACAAGAAACACCTTTTTATATTTTAATTATTATTTAAAATATTGTTCTCCATATCCATAATGTTCAACAATATAATCAATGTCTTTATCACCACGTCCACTCAAGCAAACTAAAATAGATCCTTGTTTCATTTCTTCAGCTTTTTTCATTGCATATGCAACAGCATGTGAACTTTCAATTGCAGGTATAATTCCTTCATATCTTGATAATTTAAAGAAAGCTTCCATAGCCTCTTCATCATTTATAACTTTATAATCTACACGTCCTAATTCTCTTAAAAATGCATGTTCAGGACCAACTGATGGATAATCAAGTCCACTGGCTATAGAATATACTGGTGCTGGATCACCATTTTTATCTTTTAACATTATACTTTCAAAGCCATGCATAACACCTTTTTCTCCATATTTCATAGATGCAGCATGATCTCCTAATTTTTCGCCTCTACCTAATGGTTCTATTCCAATTATATCAACTGGTTCCTCTAAAAAAGGTATAAACATTCCAGCAGCATTGCTTCCACCACCTACACAAGCAGTAACTACATCTGGTAAAAAACCTGTCATTTCCTTAAATTGATCTTTAGCTTCATAACCAACAACAGCTTGGAAATCTCTTACCATAAGTGGAAATGGATGCGGACCTAAGGCTGATCCTATGCAGTAAATTGAATCCTTATAATTTTTAGCATATGAATCAAAAGCAGAATCCACAGCTTCTTTTAAAGTTTTTAAACCATGTGTTACTGGAACAACTTTAGCTCCTAATATTTTCATCCTAGTTACATTTGGCGCTTGCTTTGCAATATCAACTTCTCCCATATGAATTTCACATTCCAATCCAAAAAATGCAGCAGCTGTTGCAAGCGCCACACCATGTTGTCCTGCTCCTGTTTCTGCAATCAAACGCTTTTTTCCCATAAATTTAGCAAGTAATCCTTCACCCATACAATGATTTAATTTGTGTGCCCCTGTATGATTTAAATCTTCTCTTTTTAAATAAATTTGACAATTTCCTATTGCTCTAGATAGTCTTTCGCAATGATAAACTGGTGTAGGTCTACCTTGAAATTCTTTACGGATTCTTCTAAGTTCATTAATAAACTGTGAAGAATGACAAATCGTTTGATATGCATCAGCAATCTCCTCAAAAGCTGGAATTAGCTCAGCTGTTAAGTATGCCCCACCGTATTGACCAAAACGACCATTTTTATCTGGATACTTCTTTAAATATGTTCGAAAATCCATTTACAATCCCCCTTATATGCTTTAAGTTTAAATTTATCCATCTAAACATTTACATATAAAATTATACTATATATACTTTTTATTTACAATTTTCTCTCATATTACTATCCATATTCATTCTTAAGTATTTATCATCTATATCTCTAATAAATTTAGAAGGCATACCATGTGATGTTAAAAATAATTTTTCAGTAGCTCTTGTCATTCCAACATAAAGTAACTTTCTTTCTCTAAATTCTAGCATGTCCATATCCTCTTCTTCATTTTTAACTGGACATAGTGGCATTACTTTAGCATTTAGACCTGCAATTATAACAACTTTAAATTCAAGTCCTTTTACAGAGTGCATAGTTACAAGTTTTACCTCATCTTCTGAAAAGTTTATTTCATCATTATCATTAAAAATTGAACATGGTATATCATAAGCTTGTAAACATTTCCTAAATTCTTTTAACTGTTTTTTTAATCTAGCAATTATTACTATATCTTTTAATTTATATCCTTCTTTGAGAGTTTCATTTATTAAATTTACTATATATATACATTCTTCAAATTTATTTTCAAAATTTTCATAGGTTGGATAATCACCTTGCTTGTCTATCAAATTAGGTTTAACTAAGTTGTCATTTTGTAGTAAATCTTTATGAATATCAATTAAACTAAATGCTGCCTCAGCTATTTGAGCAGTTGTTCTATAATTCTTACTTAATAAATTAGATTTACCAGTCATATCATATCCTAAGCTGGCAAATGAACGATTTTTTATTAACCAAGCTTGATGGTATATACTTTGAGCTGCGTCTGATATAAATGTTATACTCGAATATGGTTTTTTATCATACAAAGCCTTTAAAAATTCCAATTCAACTCTAGTTAAATCTTGACTTTCATCTATTAAAATATGAGTATACTTTTCAATAGGGTATTGTTTTGCTTGATTTAATGCTAGTAGTGCCATATCTTGAAAATCAACTTTATTTATATTCTGTAAATTACTATTATATTTTAACAAGACCTCAAATATTGCTCTTCTCTTTTCTGAATTTTTTCTGAGTTTTTGAGGACCATCATTATTTATATTACTTATTCTTCCTATTCTATCAACCAACTGATATTCCTCAAGATCTATATAATTACATGCTTTTATCCACATAATCTCTTCTTTAATAAACTGAAGATACTTAGAATCTATGATTTTTACATCTTTATAGATATTACCAATAAAGTTTATGGCATTAATTAATTCATACTTACATTCTTTACGCGAAGCAAGGTCTATATTTATATCATTCTGTTTCTTGTATGCATTAAAATAATCAAGAAGTATATCATCAATTCTTTTAACGTATAACTTCAAACTATTATCCTCATCAAATAGATTCACCTGAACATTAACTTTATCTTTAACTTTATCATATATATTTGACACATATTGTTTTAGTGATTTATTATAAGTTACCATAAGTACTTTGTCATCTTTAAGTGGACAATAATGTCTTAATAATAATGGAATTTTATTTACTGCAACAGTAGTTTTCCCAGAACCTGCT encodes:
- a CDS encoding NCS2 family permease, giving the protein MKKIFEKNGMLDNYFGLTRNNTNVKTEIVAGITTFMTMAYILIVNPSILSAAGMDTGAVFTATALSAVVATLVMGLYAKLPFAQAPGMGLNAFFAFTIVLNMGYSYQFALTAVLLEGIIFILLTLFNVREAIVDSIPENIKKAISVGIGLLIALIGLEGAGIITHPKDNSTILSLGNITSGTALLAIIGIIITGILLAKNIKGALFIGMLATAIIGIPFGITPIPTSIMSAPPSISSVLFKFEWHNIFSLDMVVVLFTLLFMDMFDTIGTLVGVTTKAKMLDENGKVPNIKKALFADAIGTTFGACVGTSTVSTFVESASGVAEGGRTGLTAVSTAIMFGLALFFSPIFATITPAVTCSALVLVGLFMIEPIKEIDISDFTEAIPAFLTIIMMPLSYSISDGIVFGVISYILLKLFTGKVKDISVATVVIGLVFVMKFLI
- a CDS encoding M56 family metallopeptidase, producing MGSLEKVFLWFFQTSLTAAIIILIIILILKMFNNHISVRIKHGLWILVMLRLVVPVIPEVNINLFDIFSDKYTNSLQEMILDTSGKNREISIGYNNYNNDTNNMEKVNDYEKNKEESINKQIWISNFIKIASLIWIIGIIVLSLTFILSLMRFKRKIIPLEIYEDFKIKSIINNLKDKLNINSKIQIFIYDGIKSPGIFGILKPKIYIPQYVLKMEDYNKLSYSLLHELMHYKRKDLYYNFLSIVALCIHWFNPLVWIAINKMKLYREYACDACVLECLEEKQRIDYGMTLIEFSRMFFYKKEQSRLLICFENNNQIKRRIKMIKDFKKGSYKISTVVILSCLVATIAIFTNSIQVKGFDNDNVSEITSNKEENSNNKEENSKFLIDAPLKAYDDIKKAQEISGFKFKVPDYILDGNEVGAGFQVIKVSDKENAVQMFFYNNNERNNGFSLITGVSDPIEIIKKSASAHHALEEDFKVESERNLVDFNGIHGEEVTVTITSPERRIEDIDIVIKEMKEINKYFVWKDSGTWYILDYNRQRKDQDEINQWTSIDKENIFKIAKSLKYSEDIKNVNYSPIREVSTEIGVMSIYDKGDLEKAKKFLGFNPKFPLKVDEDIKITGSGVGITGDSDIENNIINYEMNNFYSGKNLRMTFTAKKDLKFYNNIKKNGYFINENTEDNVPKKINVQKLNINNNEVFKYEESNEYNYCLVYIWKENDVCYSIALFNEIDNPDKIAEEFVNSKPID
- a CDS encoding BlaI/MecI/CopY family transcriptional regulator; translated protein: MSDIPKISESEWEVMKTLWKTNPLTSEEIIDTLSLKMSWSKQTIKTFITRLIKKGVIGFKKDGRVYNYYPLISEGDCMKFENKSFIKKVYDGALNILFSSFLEEEDLSIDEIEELEKILKEKKEKINIKDF
- a CDS encoding methyl-accepting chemotaxis protein — its product is MKKKSVSLSVEKKLKKGFRTMIIFTIVIMFIGITSLISVGNSLKKMKEESNKVTVDAAEICDNLSNVGRQLRGVVLYEDYNQFKESLNNSTNILKTKLDEIKPLINNKQLIINYEEAYNEAVIIRKKIVDSIESGDFNTAKVVLKDEYFPAFEEMYNRAKIIQKEAQESADKFAKNANIKVSSSIIVLLVLLIVNVILALRISITVTKSITNPLSYLKGVANQLREGNLNADISSEYLNSKDEFGEFANIFNDMIKTLQTYINDISSNLERISNKDLNIKLDIEYIGDFVQIKDSLAYIIETLNSTFKQIQCATEEVNGGSMQVATAAQTLSEGATNEASSIEELTANISEINIKVKQSAKGAEKTKNITDNLVNDVESSNCKMKEMLYAMADIEKASNDINNIITTIASIADQTNLLALNAAIEAARAGDAGKGFAVVAEEVRKLAENSSEAVKKTSTLIENSIKSVNKGKDIAESTAISLIEVVEDIKNASQLVTNIVNSAEEEALSIEQINVGIEQIADVVQSTSAIAEESAAASEELTAQAETLNRMMNEFNLNNF
- the trpB gene encoding tryptophan synthase subunit beta; protein product: MDFRTYLKKYPDKNGRFGQYGGAYLTAELIPAFEEIADAYQTICHSSQFINELRRIRKEFQGRPTPVYHCERLSRAIGNCQIYLKREDLNHTGAHKLNHCMGEGLLAKFMGKKRLIAETGAGQHGVALATAAAFFGLECEIHMGEVDIAKQAPNVTRMKILGAKVVPVTHGLKTLKEAVDSAFDSYAKNYKDSIYCIGSALGPHPFPLMVRDFQAVVGYEAKDQFKEMTGFLPDVVTACVGGGSNAAGMFIPFLEEPVDIIGIEPLGRGEKLGDHAASMKYGEKGVMHGFESIMLKDKNGDPAPVYSIASGLDYPSVGPEHAFLRELGRVDYKVINDEEAMEAFFKLSRYEGIIPAIESSHAVAYAMKKAEEMKQGSILVCLSGRGDKDIDYIVEHYGYGEQYFK